In the genome of Desulfobacteraceae bacterium, the window GGTGGGCGATCGTACCCACCACGTCGCCGGGGCGGATGCCATGGGTCTTGCCAACCTTCAAACGCACCCGCACCATCCCCCGCTCGCAGGCCTGGTGCTCCAAGGGCCGGGGTGCAACCGCAGCGGTTTTGGCGGGTCGACGGGTGGGGTTGCCGGCAGGCCGAGCCGCCCGGGGTGCCGCCTCCCGGACCGCGGTGATGGGGGCTACCGGCCGCTGTTTTTCCGATGTCCGCACCAGCTTGAGTGCCACGGCCGCGATCTCCGCCGGGTCGTGGCCGGCTGCGGCAAGCTCCGCGACCACTTCCTTTTCCTGCTGGCAGCGTCCGCGCCGCAGCCAGACGGCCATCTTCGCCAGCAGCTCCGCCCGGCGCTTGGCCTCGATTTCGGCCACGGTCGGCAGCACGGCGGGGGCCAGGGGCTGCCGGGTGAAGCCCTCGATCCGACGCAGGCGCCATTTTTCCCGGGGTGTCAAAAGCGAAATCGCCACCCCGCTCTTGCCGGCCCGGGCGGTGCGCCCCACCCGGTGCAGGTAGGCCTCCGGGTCCTGGGGCAGGTCGAAGTTGACCACATGCGAGATGTCCTCGATGTCCAGCCCGCGGGCGGCCACATCGGTGGCCACCAGGATTGAACCGGGGGTTCGGCGGAAACGCGCGAGGACTTGTTCCCGGGCCTCCTGGCAGAGGTCGCCGTTGAGGGCCTCAGCGGGAAAGCCTTGCAGACTCAGCTGATTGGCCAACTCGCCGGTGGCGCTGCGGGTGCGGGCAAAGATCAGGGCCCGGGTGATTTTCTCGACCTCCAGAAGGCGGGTCAGGGCGGCCGGTTTGTCCTCGGGGTTGACCAGGTAGTAGCGCTGCGCGACCGTGGCCGCGGTGCGCTGCCTGCGCTGGATGGTGACCGACCGGGGCTGGCGCATATAGCGTTCGGCCAGGCTCCGGATCTCATCCGACAGCGTTGCCGAGAAAAGGGCGGTCTGGCGCCGGGCGGAGGTCTGTTCCAGGATTGCTTCGATATCGGCGATAAACCCCATGCCGAGCATCTCGTCGGCCTCGTCCAGCACCACGCATTTGACATCGCCCAGATAAAGAGTTTTTTGCCGGATCAGGTCCAGCAGGCGGCCGGGGGTGCCCACTACCACGTCGACCCCTTTTTTGAGCCGGGTGATCTGGCCGGCGTAGGGTTGGCCGCCGTAGACGGCCAAAACCCGCACCCCGCGGAGACGTCCGAAATCACACAGGGCCTGGGCGACCTGGATGGCCAGTTCGCGGGTGGGGGTCAGGACTAGACTTTGGGTGTTTTTCAGCCCCGCT includes:
- a CDS encoding DEAD/DEAH box helicase, which gives rise to MTIQFSELNLHPQLVQAVTEMGYSAPTPIQEAVIPELLAGSDVIGQAQTGTGKTAAFGLPLLDVLAAGLKNTQSLVLTPTRELAIQVAQALCDFGRLRGVRVLAVYGGQPYAGQITRLKKGVDVVVGTPGRLLDLIRQKTLYLGDVKCVVLDEADEMLGMGFIADIEAILEQTSARRQTALFSATLSDEIRSLAERYMRQPRSVTIQRRQRTAATVAQRYYLVNPEDKPAALTRLLEVEKITRALIFARTRSATGELANQLSLQGFPAEALNGDLCQEAREQVLARFRRTPGSILVATDVAARGLDIEDISHVVNFDLPQDPEAYLHRVGRTARAGKSGVAISLLTPREKWRLRRIEGFTRQPLAPAVLPTVAEIEAKRRAELLAKMAVWLRRGRCQQEKEVVAELAAAGHDPAEIAAVALKLVRTSEKQRPVAPITAVREAAPRAARPAGNPTRRPAKTAAVAPRPLEHQACERGMVRVRLKVGKTHGIRPGDVVGTIAHHAEIPGRTIGAIRIENDHTLVDVPRQFVAQVLAKAGRYRIRRQPVAVALA